From Candidatus Mycalebacterium zealandia:
AACCAGATAAAGGAATGGCCCCGCGTTGCGAAAAGCGAAGTTTTTCCGGCACGGATATCGCTCAATATCATTCCTCAAATAGATGTTTTCCTTGACAATCAATACACGAACGAAGAGATGAAATTGCACAACGAAACAAGGAAAATTTTGCAGGCGGACATCAAAGTAAGCGCGACTGCCGTTAGGGTTCCCGTTATGAGGGCTCATTCGGTTTCAATGAGTATTGAGACTGAAAAACCGCTTTCTCCGGGTGAAGTGAAAAACGCGATTAACGATTTTCCGGGCGTTCAAGTTACGGTGGGAGACCAGTCCTACCCGATGCCGATAGACTGCTCCGGCAAAGACGACTGCTTTGTCGGAAGAATTCGCCGCGACATAGTCGGGGAGAACCGCATTTGTTTGTGGGTTGTGGGAGATCAGTTGCGAAAGGGCGCGGCGCTTAACTCCGTTCAGATAGCGGAGAGAATCGCCAATGTTTTATAACACCGCTTGATTTTCCACCGTATCTGAAAATACAATGACTAATTATTCGTCGTTTGCAGGGGTTGTGTTTGCATGTTTTCCGGTTCACTCGTTGCTCTGATAACACCGTTTAAAAAAAACCTTTCGGTGGATGAGTCCGCTCTTGAACGGCTCATTGAGTTTCATTCTAAAAACGGCACTCACGGGATTGTGTCATGTGGCACCACGGGGGAATCCGCCACTCTTTCGCACGACGAACACAAAAGAGTTGTGGAAGCCACCGTCAGAATGTGCGCGGGCAGGTTTCCCGTAATTGCGGGAACGGGCTCAAACAGCACGGAAGAGGCGATTGAACTCACGCGTTTTGCGGAGAATGCCGGAGCGGACGCCGCTCTTGTTGTTGTTCCATATTACAACAAGCCTTCTCAAAACGGGTTGTTTATGCATTTTGGAAAAATCGCTTCAAAAACCTCAATTCCGATAATTCTCTACAACGTACCCGGGCGGTCGGCGGCGAATCTTCTTCCGGAAACGGTCGCGCGCCTGAACGACAAATACAAAAACATTGTCGGGATAAAAGAGGCGTCCACGGTTGAACAGGCGTCAAAAATTATGCATCTGTGCGGCGGGAGTTTCACCCTTTTGTCCGGAGATGACTCGGTCAACTTTCCGCTTCTTTCGCTTGGAGGCAAAGGGTCAATTACGGTAACCGCAAATGTTGCGCCGAAGGATGTTGCAAAAATGCATAACCTTTACGCCAAAGGCGACGTTGCGGGCGCGAGGAAGCTTCATTACAAACTTCTGCCTCTGAATGAAGCGATGTTTCTGGAATCAAATCCCGTTCCGGTGAAAACAGCTCTCTCTCTTATGAAGATGGATTCAGGGGTTTTCAGGCCTCCGTTGTGCGCTATTTCACCGTCTAACAAAAAGGCGCTCGCTCGCGTTCTTGCCGGGTACGGTTTGATTCAGGGGCGCGTTTAATTGCCGATTGACGGGCTTTCATACGAAATGGAGATTTGGGCTCGCGGGCTTGTGCCGGCAGGCGTGGACGAAGCCGGACGGGGCCCTATCGCGGGACCCGTTGTTGCGGCGGCGGCAATTTTGCCCGAAGAGTTTTGCCTCCCCGAAGTTGACGATTCCAAGAAACTTTCCCAGGCGCGCAGAGAGATGATTTTCAGTTCTCTTTCGGACAGTGGGGTTGTCTATGCCACCGGAACTGCAGACCCGCGTGAAATAGACGAAATCAACATACTCAGAGCCACTATCAAGGCGATGGAGCGCGCAGTTGCCGCCTTGAAGGTTTCTCCGGACTTTCTTTTAATAGACGGAAACACCGAAACATCACTTCCGCTTAAGCAACGCGCCATAGTTGGTGGAGATGGCAAATGTATGTCAATCGCGGTCGCTTCAATCATCGCGAAGGTAACGCGTGACGGAATGATGAAGGATTTGCACAACAGGTATCCGCTTTACAACTTTTCCAGACACAAAGGCTATCCGACCAGAGAACATAGAGAACTTGTTGAAACACACGGCCCCTGCCCTGAACATAGAAAAAGCTTCAAGTTAACGGGATAGCGCCTTGAAATCATACAAACTCCTCAATATCATAGTTTTGAAGCAATGAGCGGCGCACAGGAAGCAAAACAACTCCCCGACAAACTTTACTTCAAAATCGGAGAAGTGAGTGAATACACGGGTTTGAAAGCCCACACCATCCGCTATTGGGAAAAAGAGTTTGTACAGATAAAACCGACCAGAAGGCGCAACCAGCGCATGTATGACAGGGAGGCAATTTTTTTGATTCTCAGAATTAAAACCATGCTTCATAAGGAAAACTACACGATTGAGGGCGCAAGAAAGAAACTCAAGCAGGGATTGCCTGTTTCCGATGGAAGGCAGAGAGACAAGGAAATCCTTACTGCGGTTTTGGAAGATTTGGAGCAAATCCTCGGGCTTTTGGACGACAAACAGTTATAATGCCCTCTTAGATTAAATCGGGGCGTAGCGCAGTCTGGTAGCGCACCGGTCTGGGGGACCGGTGGTCATCGGTTCAAATCCGGTCGCCCCGACCATTTTCTCATATGCCAAGCGGTATCAGAATACTCATATCAAACGATGACGGGATAAACTCTCCCGGAATTGCCGCCCTTGAAAAATCACTTTCAAATCTCGGAGAAGTAATTTTGGTTGCGCCCGACCGCGACAATAGCGCGTCAAGTCACGCGTTGAGTCTTTCCAGACCTCTGAGAGTTGAGAAAATCGCGTCCGGTAGATACAGCGTTGACGGTACTCCGACAGACTGCATCAACCTTGCCGTGAACGGTTTGATAGAAGGGAAAAGGCCTGATTTGATTGTTTCAGGCATAAACAAAGGCGCCAACATGGGTGATGATATTACCTATTCAGGCACGGTCAGCGCGGCTATGGAAGGAGTTTTATTGAGAATACCCTCCATTGCGGTATCTGTTCCCGGGAAAGACAGTTTTATTTTTGAACCCGCCGCGGACTACGCTAAAACAGTCGCCGAATTTGTTTTGAAAAACGGACTTCCAAAAAACACTCTTCTCAATGTGAATGTTCCAAACATGCCCGAGGACAAAATAAAAGGCGTGAAGTTCACCAAGCAGGGCAAAAGACATTACAACGAAAAGATAACCAAAAATAAAGACCCCAGAGGCAGAACCTATTACTGGATAGGCGGCGACGAACTTGCGTATCACAAAATTCCCAACACGGACATTGTTTCGGTTGTAAACGGCTGGATATCGGTAACGCCTATCAAACTTGACTTTACTGACTATTCGTATCTTGACACACTCAACGACCACCACAAGATGGATTTGAAAAAATGAATTTCCTCAAAAGGGTTTACCGCTCTTCGGTGGAAATTTTTTACAAGCCCGTGAATTTTGCGAGGCGTGTTTACGAAATGACTTTGGGGCTGGCCTCAAAGCCATACGCTCAACACTATCTTGCCGCGATTGCGTTTTTAGAGTCTTTTATACTACCTATCCCGCCAGACTTTTTTCTGTTGCCGATGTATCTGGCCAAGCCGTCCCGCGCGTTCAGATTTGCCGCCATATGCTCAGTGTTTTCAGTGCTTGGCGCATGT
This genomic window contains:
- a CDS encoding ribonuclease HII, coding for MEIWARGLVPAGVDEAGRGPIAGPVVAAAAILPEEFCLPEVDDSKKLSQARREMIFSSLSDSGVVYATGTADPREIDEINILRATIKAMERAVAALKVSPDFLLIDGNTETSLPLKQRAIVGGDGKCMSIAVASIIAKVTRDGMMKDLHNRYPLYNFSRHKGYPTREHRELVETHGPCPEHRKSFKLTG
- a CDS encoding 4-hydroxy-tetrahydrodipicolinate synthase, which translates into the protein MFSGSLVALITPFKKNLSVDESALERLIEFHSKNGTHGIVSCGTTGESATLSHDEHKRVVEATVRMCAGRFPVIAGTGSNSTEEAIELTRFAENAGADAALVVVPYYNKPSQNGLFMHFGKIASKTSIPIILYNVPGRSAANLLPETVARLNDKYKNIVGIKEASTVEQASKIMHLCGGSFTLLSGDDSVNFPLLSLGGKGSITVTANVAPKDVAKMHNLYAKGDVAGARKLHYKLLPLNEAMFLESNPVPVKTALSLMKMDSGVFRPPLCAISPSNKKALARVLAGYGLIQGRV
- the surE gene encoding 5'/3'-nucleotidase SurE, which codes for MPSGIRILISNDDGINSPGIAALEKSLSNLGEVILVAPDRDNSASSHALSLSRPLRVEKIASGRYSVDGTPTDCINLAVNGLIEGKRPDLIVSGINKGANMGDDITYSGTVSAAMEGVLLRIPSIAVSVPGKDSFIFEPAADYAKTVAEFVLKNGLPKNTLLNVNVPNMPEDKIKGVKFTKQGKRHYNEKITKNKDPRGRTYYWIGGDELAYHKIPNTDIVSVVNGWISVTPIKLDFTDYSYLDTLNDHHKMDLKK
- a CDS encoding MerR family transcriptional regulator — encoded protein: MSGAQEAKQLPDKLYFKIGEVSEYTGLKAHTIRYWEKEFVQIKPTRRRNQRMYDREAIFLILRIKTMLHKENYTIEGARKKLKQGLPVSDGRQRDKEILTAVLEDLEQILGLLDDKQL